CCCTTATCATGTGGGGTAAGGGTAGCAAGGCAGTAATTTCTCCTTCTGTCTCAGTGTGGGGGCCATGCTGCATTttaaactttctttttttctcccgaAGGAAAATTATGAGTCATATACAAAGATGGCAATAGATTACAAAAATAACGAAAAAACCTTAGTTTGCTATCAGGTTGTGCAACCCTTATACCAATGCAAGGACCAATGAAAGCACACAAAGGGGCATCAACAAGGATAGAGCTTTTTTCATTTGACAAGGGACTAATGGTAATTTCGCACCCTCCTCTGTTTGGGCAATAGCGTTCTTTTCCTAACCAAATTACCTAGAACAATGCCCTTCCTTCACtattaagttttttctttttatttttttatttttattttattttttattttttattttttacatttttgccCCCATTAACATTTTCCTTCCATTAATGTTCATactttttttacatttttatcccCAACTACCATTTTCCTTCCATTAATgtccatgcattttttttttcccacttatTCATACATGTCCACGCACCTCAATGTAGGCCCTAACATTATTTCGCCATTTGGCAAACTCTGTTTTAACAAATTTTGATTATATCTGATTAACCATGTGACAAATATTTGAGTCATCTTGATAACTTATCTCAATGGTTGGTTATTGAAACATTCACCTTTAttataatttcttttgtttgcaCCATTATTATTTCCTTTCAAATTGATTTATACCTCTTCACATTTTCtcttttggcaaaaaaaaaaaaaaattctttactCCAATTAATTGTGCAAAGTAAAAAAGAGGATATAACAATTCTTGCGATTGGATGGACGAAGCATGATCTAGATTGACCAcctatcaaattttaaaatcaaaatcaattgtGTGGCAACATGATTTGGCATCtttgattatatttttaatcatcatttattatcaattatttttctaaaaatattcttCTCTCATGGATttaaagatttttattttcactaaTGTAAAACTCTATTTTGATCAAAACTTGACATGTAACGAAAGAGTCAACAAAAGATACCTTAACATTCCTTTTATAATCCACAAAAGTGGGTTGCCCTAGAAGCCATTCTTATTCCTAAAAGTTTTTTATCCCATCCAATCTACTATGCCCATCTACCCTCCCTTTTTTTATCCATGTGCTCTAAAGTGCTTATATAATAACTCTAAAGTACTTATATAATAGCACTTGCATAGAGGGGAATCAAGAACCTtgtccttttttgtttttattttaaataaagtgCACAACCGATCCTTGCAATCAGGTCAATTTGAATTTTAACACCCCTCACTAGAGGTCCCTAGCTACACAATGGCATTAGGACAGTTAGGGTGGTGATATCTTGTATCCAAATGGTTGATGATGAAAAGAAAATGTTGGTTCAAACTGACATGAAGTCCATGTGCCCTTGATTTATTTAAATGGAAACAAACTATGTTAATCTAAAAGAAAGTGTTGGAACATTTCCCTTTGGCTGCACTTTATTAtagatttaattattttatcttttctttatatcTTAAAATCGTCTGTTGTGAGGCGATGAGGTGCAGTAAGCATTCAATTGCGGAGGTGCATGACCCAGCCCTCTCAACCATTGAAAACTCAATTGAAAATCATGTTATCATGTGAAGGGAAGCATTGATTTGgtgagaggtttttttttttctttttttgctaccCTCCAAGGTGGTACAATCTTACATTTTTCCCATCTCGATGGAACTCTAATAATCTCCCCCTccaccatggtttgaggaatcggagtGGATCGATCAGGATCGAATGaattggatcagaattgaacttGATCGATCTTAATTCTTGGTCGATATAGTATCGGTTGATCAGTATGGACAAAGGGTCAAAtagtcttaattttttttgtttaattgaaaACATAGGTATTTTTGTCTGACCCTGATCGATCTAGATTGGTATCAACCTTGACCGATCCCATTCTCAATACCGATTTCTCAAACCATGGAGGGCCTAAGatcttcccatcttcttcttcacgtGGGAACCATCAAAATATTTttcgattccatccttagagGCACACCGAGTTTCTACGCCCTTATAAGTCTTTACATCAGATTATTTGCTTTTGGGGTAAAATTTTTACTTCTGTGATCCCCATAAAACCTCAACACTGTgatcaaaattatattttaccAAATTAATTCAGAGGTTAGAGGTAATGACTTAAAAAAGATCTTACTCCACCCTAGGCGAAGGAAAACTAGAGGTTTGATGTCGTGGCTTAAATTACTCCACCCTAGGTGAAGGAAGACTTTCCATAACTTGATGCCCTTGCACAGAAGGCAAAAAGTAACCCATGATGGAATCATTTGAAGCCAAAACGACCCCgaggagggaaagaaaatatttgaagCGACCTTTTATTccttcgtctctctctctctctctctctctctctctctctctctcgcgttGGGTGGACAGCTAAGGAGGCTGCGATAGAATATTTGAAGGCGAGAAGGAGCTGGACAGGTAAGGAAGATGCGGTACGCTTTAGACTTTCGTTTATCATATCTCTGCTTTATTCTCACAGATCGACTTATAGAATTCATTACATAAAGCACAGAAAAAACGGACTGATGAGTGGAGAGAAACAGATCATTGCTTAGTTGGACTCACTAGTTACTACCAAGAACTACCAAGAAAATTAAGGATGGCTGATCATTCTCGTATGGGACTGACCTATACAAATAGAATCCTTCTAAGAAAAAATTCTGTCGTGAATTCCATCTGTATGAATCAAACCATACGAAAATGTGGTCCTTCGTATAAGAACCACCTGATCCACACTTCAAATGTTAAACATTTTTATACAAGTCTGTGATGAACATGTAGAATTCACACAAAAGATATATAACATTCTCATACGACAACCTGATCTAGACTCAGAAATATTACAGGTtttaacaatagaattgaaccaTTTGGCCGTCTCCGTCTGGGTAACTAGGTATATGTTCTTCATGAAATATTCTTAACGATCATCACTCAAAAAAAAATGCTACACAGTAACTTGTGACCACAACAAACTTTTAACTGCCAACGTGAGTCACTCATTCGTAATGTGCACCCTCAagtctttccttttccttttctaatgACTTCTCCTTTGAGAtgggaaggagaaaagaaggtgCGTTTTCTCAAATGAGTAACCTTTACTCTTAATCgcgtagagagagagaaagagaatggcAAGAAACACGTTGACAGCATCGCCGGTGCTACCATGGAAGTCGAGGATCCTCCTCGCTTGCCTGACCCCTGGATTGTATTTGGTACGGCGGCGCAACGGTACTTTAAACCGTTGCCTGATCAACTTTGGATTTCGACACTTCAAAACCCCGGCGAGGAACAAACCGCGGAAAGGTGTCAAAACCAAAGATATAACCATAGACGCCACCCGGAACCTCTGGTTTCGTCTCTTCATCCCTACAAAAGTCCCCTCTGACGTTCTCCTCTccgtcatcatcttcttccatgGCGGAGGTTTCGCATTCCTCAGCCCTGATTTCAAGTACTACGACAAAGTCTGTCGTCGCATTGCTAGCAAAACCCCTGCCGTCATCGTTTCCGTCAATTACCGTCTATCGCCGGAGCACCGCTTACCGTCACAGTACGTTGACGGCTTCGACACTCTTAAGTTCCTGGATGAAACAGAAATCGATGATTTTCCGGGTAATTCAGATCTCTCACGGTGCTTTCTAGCTGGTGACAGTGCCGGAGCCAACATGGCGCACCATGTGGCATGCAGAGCTGGAGAAGTGGAGTTCCGACGGCTGAGGGTGATAGGGCAGATTTCGATACAACCCTTCTTCGGCGGCTAAGAGAGGACGGCGTCGGAGACCCGGTTGGCAAAAGGTATACTTGTGACGAGGGAGCGGACGGATTGGCTGTGGAAGGCGTACTTGCCGGAAGGAGAGAACAGAGACCATGAAGCAGTGAACGTGACGGGGCCGAGGGCGGTGGATATTAGGCGAATGAAGTATCCGGAGACGATGGGAGTGGTGGGAGGGTTCGATCCTTTGCAAGACAGGCAGAGAGAGTTCTACGAGTGGCTTAAGAGATCTGGGAAAGAAGTAAAGCTATTAGAGTATCCAAACGCGATTCATGCTTTCTATGTGTTACGTGAAGTGCCAGAAGCTTCTCAGTTAATGGAGGAGATCAAGGATTTTGTCGATAATGTTTCTGCTAAGTTCACAAAATGATCACCTCCCATAGTTACCACTCAATCTCataaatttagagagagagagagagagacagagagagagaatgaattaATAGTCTGAACTGAAGTAAATAAAAACTCACATTGAGTGTTCATCAAGATGAGCTTCTTGTCCAGTTCTTGGAAGACAAAATTgtatgaaattatgaaaaatactaATAAAAAATGCTTATTTTCACCGGAACTACGAACCGGCCTACTAATATTGTATtgatttggagttttttttttttttaaccaaggcgTTCAGGTCAGCTTACGCCCAccttgactaatcctcgggggAGTTAGTTAAACTCTAATACTATTGATGGACCATGTCATAGTAGAATTTAAATGTACATGTGAGGATCTAAAACCTAATCCTTTTGCTTCTATATATGCATcattttttactcttttaatGGCAAGAAGTGGGATAAGTATTGAATTCTCACATGTGAGGAATAGATAAACACGTTATGTGGCCATATTTCCTATTTATTAAGAGGCTAGATCAATTGTACTACGTTCAACATGATGTCCATGTGATGTTTCATTACCTGTATCATTTTTTGTCATTAAAGGTAcagaggagtgtgtgtgtgtgtgtgtgtgtgtgtgtgtgtgtgtgtgtgtgtgtgtgtgtgtgtgtgtgtgtgtatatatatatatatatatatatatgaaagttAAAGGGAGAAGTGTTGAATCCTGACATTGCCTCCAGGGGAACATACGTGTTATAGAACCAAATTCGTTGGATCATATTCTCGTACAAGAACATTCACACACCTACTTAGCCTTAAGATTGGATCTTTTACACGTACGATCACCTAGGCATACATGTGAGTGTCTAATacctaaatttttttattttcaaatctcTTGTCACtttttaaatgacagaaaacgAAATAAGTATTGAATCTTCACATGTATATCCAGGCTCACTTGTATGTGCAATGGATTAATTCTCCTTTACCTTCATTGCATAAGTTCACTCAATCCAGTGATCTATATATCCTGTCGAGAGAGAATGAATGAAATCACTGAGGCGTACGTGAATCTTTTTGTATAAGAACGTGAACCTCTTTAATTATTATCGTATTATTCTCTCACTTTTAGCCttggatttttttggggggggtgagAGAATGGGGTAGACGGATTTAAAAAGTAATATTTTGATATCCATTGGTCAAAATTCTATTAGCCGgaaaaaatacataattttaccacaaaaaaataaagaagataaaaaaaaatacagaaaccAATATATATGGACGGCTTGGGACATATGTGTATGGTTGACTTGATCAACCTCGTGGCTTTGCCATAACCATCATATCAATTTGCATCAggtaattaattttctttttttttaaatgaatgatgattatatatatttaagaaaAAGATTGGGTAAGATTGTATATATTTTCCCTTCCTAGACTAACTCTGTAGTAGCAGGAACTTTATGCATTAGGTTGCTATTTATATTTTAGGGAAAATGTTAGGTATACTAACACAATACTCAAATCTGTCtactctctcctcctccccctaGAAAAGTGCATTATACTTTTTCCATCCCAGCTCTCCCATCGGTTGAGCGGGTAACTCTTGAAAAGCCAACGACCTCCTTATTTATAGGAaactttttaaaatatattaaattgaaGTATTGTTTTCCACGAGCCTTTTTATAAACCCAAGATTTATAAAtttattcttaaaaaatattcatatttatttttttattttaatacatCAAAATGAACCAAAATTGACTGAAAATGGAAATCAGTCACGATGAATTCCATTTCAAATTTATGATCCATGAAAtatgtttcttttcatgtttttaataataataataataataataataataataataataataacaataataataatattattattattattataatgcCATATCATTCTAATAGGTTTGTAGAATTGAAACCATAAAATAGATAAACGAATAATTCCTGAGCTGATTACTACGGGCTCATGAAATTCGCAAGGAAGTGCAAGCATGGGCGAGAACAAGGGAAGCAATGTCCACATGATTATACttttgcagtttttttttttttcctcattgaTTTTTCAAGGAGAGAGTCGATCACACTGTAAGTTTTTTTTAAGTTAGCAACTCAACGAAAAGGGAGGACTAGGATGAGAAGGGCGTGAGCTCATTTCCAAAGGGGAAGGAAAGTGTGACAAAGGTTGGTCTGCTCacccttttttgttcttttattaaATATTCATGATAGATTTACTCACGTGTTCAATACCTAAAACAACACATAGGAGCCAGGAATTTAATTTTTCTGCACGGGCGTAGGTATTTGAAGCTAACAAATgttacttttattttcataaatacccCATTTTCATCATATAAATGACAAGTGGAGCAAGCATAAGTCTCTAAAACATTGGTGCAAAGTGAATCTACAATTCATGCAAAGGCACATGCACGTGGGAAAAGTGAATCTTCACGTAAATGAATATATGTAAACGTCCATAATCCATGGATATGACAactattaaatgaggagagagaaaatagatgacATATCCAAGAATCAGGATTGTTCCGATACATTCAAGTATGTAAAGATTCACTGGACTCGAGCACACATGTATGAGAAGCCAACATATGTTCCTTCAATAAATATCCCTTGTTAACATGTATATAAGTATAAACGAGACAGGTGCTGAACTCTGATATGTACCTATATATAAACATGCACAGATTCCAGTCTCAAATcttgttcttaaaaaaaaaaaaaaagtctcaaaTCTTGGTGGTTTGTGAATTGTGATCAACTGGCAATAACAAACTTTGACTACTAACGTGACTCACAAATTTGGAAAAGACATAATACAATATATCCTCTCCACGTACGTGTTAACAAACCAACACCTCATCCCAATCATTTACAGAGTAAGGATATTTATGGAAGTAAATAGCTCACAATTCCTCCTTAGATTCTTGACTTCTGCAAAATCTAacgtcttctttctttttcattttccttttcctttcccttttgtCTGTGGACAAGAGAAGGTGGGTGGAAGGTGGGTGATCCTTTTTGACCTGTGTTCTGTGTTCCCTTGCAagccatcttcttcctcctttagagagagagaagagagagaatgccaAGAAACATGTCACCAACTTCGCCGGTGCTTCCATGGAAGGTGAGGATCCTCCTCGCTTGCCTGACTGTTGGATTGTATTTAGTACAACGTCGAAACGGTACTGTTAACCGTCCTCTCGTCAAGTTGGCACACCTCAAAATCCCGGCGAGAAACAAACCCCGGAAAGGTGTCAAAACCAAAGATATAACCATAGACGCCACCAGAAACCTCTGGTTTCGTCTCTTCATCCCCACCAACATCCCCTCCAACGTCGTCCTTCccgtcatcatcttcttccacgGCGGAGGTTTCGCCTTCCTCAGCCCTGATTTCAAGTACTACGACCGTGTCTGTCGTCGCATTGCCAGCAATACCCCTGTCGTCATTGTCTCCGTCAACTACCGTCTATCGCCGGAGCATAGGTTTCCGTCACAGTACGACGATGGCTTCGACACTCTCAAATTTCTCGACGAAACAAAAATCGACTATTTTCCGGCAAATACAGATCTTTCCCGGTGCTTTCTGGCTGGTGACAGTGCTGGAGGCAACCTGGCACACCACGTGGCATGCAGAGCTGGAGAAATGGAGTTCCGGCGGTTAAGGGTGATCGGACAGATTTCGATACAGCCATTCTTGGGTGGCGAAGAGAGAACGGAATCGGAGATCCGGCTGGAAAAGGGTATACTGGTGACGCTGAAGCGGACGGATTGGATGTGGAAGGCGTTCTTGTCGGAAGGAGAGAATAGAGACCATGAAGCAGCGAACGTGACGGGGCCGAGGGCGGTGGAGATAAGTAAAGTGAAGTATCCGGAGacgatggtggtggtgggagGGTTTGATCCGTTGCAGGATAGGCAGAGAGAGTTCTACGAGTGGCTGAAGAGATCTGGGAAAGAAGTGAAGCTATTAGAGTATCCAAACGTAATTCATGCTTTCTATTTGTTTCGTAAAGTCCCTGAAGCTTCtcagtttatggaagagatcaAGGAATTTGTCCATAACGTTTCTGCAAAGTTCACTAAGTGATTAACTCCCATGGTTACCTCTCAAATCTTACAAATTTAGAGATGAGAGATAGTAAGAAATAATGGATTAATTGtaagttaagaaaaaaaaactcaaatggAGGGCTCAGAAGATCAGCTTCTTGAACAATTCTTGCGGCTAGCAAGATAAATTAAATTGTATTAAATTATGAATTATTAGCAGAAAAACTGATTATTTTATCTGTAATTACCAAATATCCTACTGATTTGTATTTAGTGAAACTCTTATATTATCAATAATGATGGTTGCGCATGCTTCATCTTGGGACCTTCCGTTATTCTCTTCCCTCTTAGTTTCGATGTATCATCTTTTTCATAATTTGgattttctctccccttttgTTGTATCATGCATTAGTTTGGATTTGTCTActtgttctctttcttctatGCTTGTTCTCCCNNNNNNNNNNNNNNNNNNNNccccccccccccttccccttccccttccccttccccttccccttccccttccccttatTTTGAATCCCTGGCCAATTCCTCTCTTAGGGCTGGCTTGATTAGTCCCTCGCTTGTTGGGCTGGCTTTTGATGGGTACGTCCTTTGCCCTTGTTTAAGCAGGTTTAGGCTTTGCCTAgtgtatcttttttttctcttttgttttaatatattttccattaaaataaaaaacaaaaaacaaataatggtcaagtggaaagaagaagaggagggaaagTCATTCTTCTCAGGAAAAATTTGGCTACTATTAAGGTTTTAATAACGTAACTACAACCCTTCTTTTAACCCAGAGAATTAGAATAATTTATCTTCTCTCTTGACTTCATAAATATCCacttaaaattttacattttaaaaaatacacttcaagattctatttctttggctgcgaGCAAAAAGCTACAACGTAGGCAGCAGCCACCTTTTGTTCACCCTCTTATATatgttttctctttatttccatGTAGAGTTGTTGTTCACACATGACTAATCGTTTGTCAAGAGATGGAACATGTGCTATCCACactctttttttccttgtaaTAAGTGAGGTGACATCAATTTTAGGGTCTAATTTTATTCATAGCAGTATTTTTATTCACCATTGCTATGGCAATAGATACTATTCAAGCGATTCACAGAAAGGTGTAAAAGAGAGGTATGATGAGGTGAGGAAGAAAACTCATTGCTAAATGTGTGAAACAAAATGAGTAATAGAAAAAGACAAGATGATGGAGATACTATAGGAATGAGCGGAGTAGGTGAAAATAAGGGAGAGGCCAAGAGATTCGAAATAGGAGTCGGAACAGGAGCctgagaagaagggaagaataagAAAGGAAAGGGAGGTGTTGCAGCCAGAAATTGTCCTAGACAGTTTTACAGAACCTGCACAGAGAagaacacaagagagtgagctTTAGGCTGAttcgac
This genomic stretch from Macadamia integrifolia cultivar HAES 741 chromosome 2, SCU_Mint_v3, whole genome shotgun sequence harbors:
- the LOC122072306 gene encoding probable carboxylesterase 18, coding for MPRNMSPTSPVLPWKVRILLACLTVGLYLVQRRNGTVNRPLVKLAHLKIPARNKPRKGVKTKDITIDATRNLWFRLFIPTNIPSNVVLPVIIFFHGGGFAFLSPDFKYYDRVCRRIASNTPVVIVSVNYRLSPEHRFPSQYDDGFDTLKFLDETKIDYFPANTDLSRCFLAGDSAGGNLAHHVACRAGEMEFRRLRVIGQISIQPFLGGEERTESEIRLEKGILVTLKRTDWMWKAFLSEGENRDHEAANVTGPRAVEISKVKYPETMVVVGGFDPLQDRQREFYEWLKRSGKEVKLLEYPNVIHAFYLFRKVPEASQFMEEIKEFVHNVSAKFTK